A window of Loxodonta africana isolate mLoxAfr1 chromosome 3, mLoxAfr1.hap2, whole genome shotgun sequence genomic DNA:
GGACCCAGCAAGAAGGCATCGCGCCAGACTGACCATGCGCAGGAGATGCCGTTGACGGCGGGGGAATGGTTGTCACAGTGTGGGAAAATGGAGCCGGGGTCGTGATTCTGCGCTCTGCCGGGGCGCCCGTCTTCAAACGGCAGGGTGCGGGCGCGTGGGGAGAAGACACCGACGCCGCTGGGGAAAGGGGTGATCGGCAGGGATAATGGGAGGATCCCGTCTGCTTTCGGGGCGAAGCAGAGAAGATACAAAGGGGAACAAAAGAGAGTGGGGGCAGTGTGGACAGGGAGCATCCTTCCCACCTCCCTGACAGTCCCCCTGCCCCTCCTCACGACCTGGGCTTCTGGGGAGGAAAGGGGAGGATTGGAGTTGGTAGAGGGAGGTGGAGCCATTCTGccgatgaagaaactgaggcctaggtGGACCCAAGCCTGCGCTGGCGATGGGCCTCCGTAGACCGGCCACAGCAGGGTGAACTTGGAGTCACTATGTCCTGTCGCCAGCTAAACATTCTAGGTAGCCCACCTCCTGGTGGGGACAGCTCTGGGGTGGACTTCAGCTCTGTTGGCTGAAGTAGGTGCCTGCCAGGGCATAGCAGGGTTCCCAGGGACTTGTGTCCAGTACCCATAAAAGCTCTGGCCACgccttggggggggggggtggttatgATGAGCACTTGTGGAAAAGTAAGGCGCGATATTTAGATTTGCCTGCGATGTTACCTTGATGCTTGACAAGCCCAGGATGGGGTGCTGGATCTGGTGGGTCCCATGGTCTGAGAAGGACGggtagcctgtgagccaggggCTGACACCTGTAGGCCGAGGGTGTGGACATGTCCTAATTCGCCCCCACAGACTGAGGGCTCTGGAGGGCAGTTTCATCCCTCAGACAGTCTCCTAAGGCATGGTCGCCTCCCCTCTCCCTGGTTCTGTCCCTCTTCCCCCACCAGGCCTCTCCTCTTCTTCACACATATCTGAGCTCAGGACCACCCTCCCAGACTTGCCCTTACTCCAAAACTGAAAGGCACAGGTCAGAAACTGACCCCAGGGAGGATCACCAAGCCAGGGTCCCTGACCCCCAGGACCCTGGCTGCAGCAGGAGACACTGGAGGGCAGCTAACAAGCATGACTTCCAGGGAGTTCCACATGAAGGGTTTGGGGGCATAGCCAAGTGCGTGGGTGGTCTGTTTGGAAGGCAGTTCCTGGGCAGGGCTGGCTGGGGTCCCTGTCCACCCCTGTGGTCTTTTGACTATGAGATTTGGGGTGGTGGATTCTTCCAGTCTTTGGGCCTAGTCAGCCTCACTGTGTAGAGAAGCTGGAGTCCCCAGATGCTGTGCAAGCCAAGGCGGTGCctgctcagagcctcagtttcctcatcgggATGGATCTCTGGATGGCTAGGGAGGCCTCCAGCCCCAAGTTGCTGAGCCCAGGACAGAGAGCAGGGAAGCTGGTGTCCACCTGAGTCTGGGCCCCCTGAATGTCAGCTTCCTCCGTGTGTCTATGTATGTGAGTGCGTGCCCCCTGCCCAGGCCTCCAGGGACCGCACCCTCTCTGTCATCTTCTGGCCAGATCCAACACCCAACCACAGGGCGTGGGCTCAGCCACCAGACAGTTAAAATATAAACAGAACTGCCCCCCCAGACTCTGGGGCTGGGGTTCTCAGCAAACCACACCGCCACCACACACACGtagagacacacacatacacactcacatacacacacgtacacacatatacacgtacACATTCACCTATACACATACGTACACAGTACACActcatgtatatgtgtgtgcacagtacatacatgtatacacatgtacacaGATGTACATTCATGTATATGCATACTCACACGTGTACACACTcaggtatacacacacactcatggtACTCAGAGACTACCACCTCCACAGGAACCCAAGCACATGGGATCACACACAGCCCACAGCCCGCGCTTACATACACACCACTCACACTTGGGTTCACACACTCAGAATGATGCCCTCGGACAGTGTCCCACATcagccagacacacacacactaacagcCTCACTTACCCTCCCACCCAGACATACACTGAGCGTCACGCTGTACCCGCCCTAACAACACACCTCCATTCAGACAGTCACACTGACGCAGTCACACCACAACACAAACAGTCTCACACACACAGCGTGGCAGCCTCGCTGCTACAATGCTCGTGGGCCTCACACGGGGCGGGACAACCACACACGGATGTCCCCAGAGACACATGAGGAGTTGCGTGTAGTCACAATGCAGGTACACACAGTCACACCCATGGTTACACAGTTACACATTCATAGTAACAGTGTCAGTCACACACTTCATGTCATACCAGGGTCCCAACCACCCTACTCACTCTCTCACTGACGCCCTGCCACACAGCACAGACCTAGAGTCACAGAAGGTCCATATCCCATCACACATTTAGTCACAGAAGCCATGTGTACAACTCTACACACTCAGTCACTGACATACAACACACCCACACACTTAGTATCACAGCAGCCTCCCACAGCCCTGCACACCCTCACGCTGCTAGTctcacacacctgcacacacacatgcaaacagtCACAGAAGCtccacacacccacacatgctgacacacacaatcacacactTCAGGTTACAGAGCCCCACACACAACCTTACACTCTCTcttgcacacgcacacacacacacacgatcacACACTTCAGGTTACAGAGCCCAACACACAACCCTACaccctctctcacacacacacacacacagtcacagcaGAGCCACACAGCCATGCATActcttaacacacacacacacacacacaccccatcacTCACTCAGGGTCACAGCCCCCCAGGCCCACACACCCTCATGCTAACGATCACGCTCACACCCAGTCGCACACACTCCAGCCCCTCGTGACCCTCCATTCACCCTCACAGTCGTACACACAGCACCTTCCCCCCCTCACAGGGGGATCCCTGTCCTCTATCTTACCCCCAACTGTCAGTGAGGCACACCCAGCCACCTTTGCCCCAGGCTCTAGACATATTGGGTCCCCTTGTTGAAGCCCTGCCCTCCCAGGGACCCCCAGACTCCTTGACCCCACACCCACTGTGGTGTCCACAACCTGCCAAACCCCCTCAGGTGCCACCTGGAGGAGAGGCCCTCATGGGGCTTTGAACACCTGCCAGCCCCTGACCCCGAGGGCCCCAGACGCCCTTAGGCAGggctttcccacctcctgacatttggggccagatcCTGCTCTGGGGCAGGGCTGTCCTGGGCACTGTGGGGTGCTGAGCAGCATTCCTGACCTCCACCCACCAGGTGCCTGCAGCACCCCTGCCtccagctgtgacaaccaaaatatGGACATGGCCCGTGTCCCTGGGGGGCAGACTCGCCCTGGGTGAGGAGCACGCTGTAGAAAAGGGGGCACAGCAGTGTTCTTCACAGCATCCCCAGCTGGAGAGTGGGGACAATGTTGTGACTCCGACCACACAGGCAGTGAACACAGCAATGACAATCACAGGAAGACCAGCCAGAGCCATCGCTACTGGAGCACCACTCCCCTCTCCCAGGGAACTACTTCCCCAGAGGACGAGTGCCTTAGTGGGTGCAGTCGCCAGCAGGTGAAGCCCTTGCAGGCAAGGTCCCAGCAGGAGAGGTCCCCGACAGGAGAGTTTCAGGGAGATGAGGTCCCGGCAGGTGAGGTCCCCAGCAGCCCAGGCCCTAGGCTGTGGCTCATGTGAACCAGGAGGCTATGCTGGGCACCGTCTGGTACTTGGAGTCCTGCTGTAGACACCAGCAGGCTTTGCAGTAGTCCTGGGCCCAACTTCTAGAGGAGGGCCGCAGTGTCTCCCGCCAGCGGAAGTATCTTAGGTAGCTGGCATGATCCTTGTCCAGGGCCTGCAGATGCTGGGCCAGGGCCTGGGGGCTCGGGAAGTCGTCCACGTGGATGAAGGCATCAGGTGGCAGGAAGCGCTCGTAGTTCtttctgctggggcccaggaccaCTGGCACGGCCCAGGCCTGGAAGGCGTTCTTCCATAGTTTCTCCGTGATGTAATCCGGGTGCATGGAGTTCTCGAAAGCCAGGTAGAATTTGTACTGGGCCAGCACCTCCATCATGGTGGCAGAGGGCAGCTGCTGGTGGGAGCGCCCGTACACGTCCACTTTCAGGTGGGGCTGCAGCTGCTGGTAGTACCGCACCCGGACCGAGTTCGATTGCCAGTTGGACACCACCCAGGCCACCAGCTTGGTCTTGGCTGAGAGGTGGGCCTGCGCTTCGGCAGGCTGGCCAGGCCACGGCTCGAGCCAGCCATAGGGTGTGAAGATGTCCGAGTCGCTGCGGTAGGACATGGTCAGATTGAAGTAGCCATCTAGTGCCTTCAGGTTCTTGAGGTTGGAGGGCGGCTCCAAGTTGAACCAGACCCAGCGCTGGCCCAGTGGCCGTGGGGAGGGTGGGAGCTGCGCCCAAGGCCTGGACATGATGTCCCAGTGATGCACAATGACCGCGTCTGCCTGCTGGTACACCCTGCGGTTGGTGGTCAGCTGGCAGTCGGCCGTGCCGGGCCACAGCCTGGAGCATTGGGACAGATGCACAGGGACTCTGAAAGGCCACGTCCA
This region includes:
- the LOC100676461 gene encoding 3-galactosyl-N-acetylglucosaminide 4-alpha-L-fucosyltransferase FUT3-like → MDPIGWAKVQYPWRHCLFGLLFQLLLALCLFSYLRVAPGKPWTMESPDISAKESCQLTPSRPPLVVLLWTWPFRVPVHLSQCSRLWPGTADCQLTTNRRVYQQADAVIVHHWDIMSRPWAQLPPSPRPLGQRWVWFNLEPPSNLKNLKALDGYFNLTMSYRSDSDIFTPYGWLEPWPGQPAEAQAHLSAKTKLVAWVVSNWQSNSVRVRYYQQLQPHLKVDVYGRSHQQLPSATMMEVLAQYKFYLAFENSMHPDYITEKLWKNAFQAWAVPVVLGPSRKNYERFLPPDAFIHVDDFPSPQALAQHLQALDKDHASYLRYFRWRETLRPSSRSWAQDYCKACWCLQQDSKYQTVPSIASWFT